Below is a window of Komagataella phaffii GS115 chromosome 1, complete sequence DNA.
ATCTCCCTCACCTTTGACACTCTCTTCTTAGCACTAGACTCTGAGGGTGCGTGCTTACTTTTAGATCTAGGTTCCTCCTTGGAATGCCTATCTGAAGTTCGACTTTGATGGTCTTGAGATGgctcttcaaaaaactcaCCGTCATCAGAAATGTCACTGGGAGGttgaaaatcttcttcctgtttcttcaatactTTCGGtttcttgactttttttaccttcttcttggattcTCTCTCCTCAGTTTGTAATCTTGCTTGAGCTTTTGATAAGGAGCCAAAAGAAATCGTATCTAGATCTCCAGAGTCTTCCTTCtgactcttcttcctccgAGCAAGAATTCTGTCAAGCTGAGTTGAGTAgtcatcctcatcatccaGTAACGAAGCCTTGGAAAATTTCTGAGCCTTCATGTAGATATCTATGGGTGAAGTGATTCTTATTTAGAGGGAGGTAAgtcagaaaaaaaaatatatCATGGTAGTGGGCGAAACTCAATATCGGATACTCTTCGAAAAAATCCACCCTCTCTCATCACGACCCAATTCTTGCAGAAGCATCTCCATGATTACCAAGTACTTTACCAAAGTATCGGTCAAATTCAACCCTTTTGGTCCAGAAGCTAAAGGCGCAAGACTTTTTCTTGCAGCTTTGCCCAGTtccttgaagaaatcatgCACAATAAACTACGAAGTCTTGAACAGCCAGTCAAACAAAAAACCTATCATTGAGGTGACCTACAAAGACAAAAAGACGTTAGATGTCAACCCAACATCGTTGAACTTCAACGAGCTTAGCAACCTGTTTGATCGCCATTCCAGAAAACTTCAGTTGGAAGAATCCATCCAGGGTTAGGGTGACTTCTACAATTGTGTAAAAATATTCAACTTGTAAATATATGAATGaaagaagcaaaaaaaaaaataaaaaaactTCGTATGTATCTATAATTCGTCGTGATTTTTGGTTTGCTTGCCCTTCTTGCCCTTCTTCGCTTTTCTTCCGGGTTTAATTCCCCTGCGAATGTGCTCTAGAAACTTACCTCTCTTACTGAGAGGTCCTTCCAGGGGAGTTGAAAACTCGGCTAAAAACTTGCTAATGCTCAGCTTATCCAGTTTCCCATCAAAAATGTggatttcattttcatgTAGCACCAAAATCGAAGGCGAAGTTATGCTCTCTCCAGAAAACGATTGTTGATACTCCTCTAATCGTGTAGTCAATGCTTTCTTCGTTTTGTCGTTGAAAGGATAGTAAAAAGACTCTATGTCATTCAAAAAGTCTAAGGCAATTGACTTTATCAGAGCACTAGGTTTGGCCTTATCTGTCACAAGTAGAAGCTGGGTCTTCTCAGAATTTCCCAGGGTTTGGTTAATATTATTGGGTGACACTCGCTTGACGTAGTTCTTTATACGAGACACTCcaaactcaacaattgaCTTAGTATCTCTAGCACCACTGTATACCTCATTAGCATGAGCACCAGATCTTCTATTGGTGCTTGATGTGGGATCAAACTTGGGGGGTCTGAAAACCATGATCGTAGGAAATCCTTGAATACGGTAATCAGAGCAAAGCTTCTTGTTTTCGGCAGCATCGCAGTCAATTGCGGCCACCTGAAGGTAGTCTTTGGAAACGGCTGCTGCCTTCTTGAAgggatttttcaagttctgaCAATGGCCACACCAAGGAGCATAAAATTCCACAACCGAAGAGTAGTTTGAGTTGAAAACGACATCCTTGAAATTATAAGCATTCAACTGGATTACATCATCCTTTGGAGTGTAGAAAGTATCCGCAGACACCAAAGACACCAGAAGTGCCAAGGATAGTAACTTCATGTGCTGTCGAGAGGGAAGAGATTTAGCGAGAAAGGGGACAAAAAACGGTGGGAAAATAAATAAAAGGGGAGCCTGACGACGATGCTTCGCATGCAATCAAGATCTCCCTCTGTACATCTAGAAAATTCAACGCCTTCTAGTTCATACATGTAGTGCCATCCAACCTTCTACGGCTGCTCATTTCAAGCAGCGCTTCTCCATTTCAAACCCACATTTCGTTTGCCGTTTGCTTAGTCTTGGCCCACAAATACCCCGGTCGTGtctgttccaaaaaaacACTTCTCCTAACATGACTTGGAGATCCCTGAGGGTCAAAATTTTTACTTTACACCACCCTAGCATTGAAGCTCAACTGGTCCTGTCCTTTCTCTAATTATATGCCCTAAGGCCTCATTTAGATGGAAGgaaacagaagaaataATACAGGATCTTTGAAGGATCTTGAAGATTCGCCGTCCATATGGGGGGTATATTCTTCGGCTAAAAAGCTACTAGATTTATACCCCCGAGTTGAAAACAGAACATTAAGAAAtgaatccaagaaaacCCAGATGACAAAACAAGACAGCCTTTCTGGCAAACTACATTTTTCCGAATTGCAACTAGATGACTCTGCTGATTTGACGGAGATTATTTCAAGTGCTCCTGGCCTGTATTATTCTCCAGATTCGTTGGAAAATAATTCTGGGGCTCCGTCTAGTTACTCAGATTCCAAGGTTAAATCCGAACTTCGAAAACCAAAACCTTCAATGATGGTTACGCCCTCATCTATGAATGATAGTCCCTTGCATGACTCCAACAATTTGGATCTAAACTCGATGTGGAAGTTCGATAGCAATGATGATGGTGAGGAAGATGGTATGGGAGGAGATTTTAGTGATATTATCCAAGACAAGTCTTTGCAAGAATTCTTGAGTGACGGAGCTTCTCATAAACTACAGTTAGCGAAACCTACTTCCGAGACTACTAGTATCACAACAACAGTGACTGTTCAGAAAGATATGAGTGACTCATCATCCCCCAAAGCTGACAATGACGAAAGTATAACAAGAACTCAATGCTCAAATTGTAAGACTGAAAAGACTCctctttggagaagagATGGAAGTGGCAATACGTTGTGCAATGCTTGTGgtcttttccaaaaacttcatGGTACTGTGAGGCcattgtctttgaaaacgGACGTCATTAGGAAACGAAATTCCAAGAGacaacaacatcaatcttctttAACACACGGGCTCTGCAAGAtgcaacagcaacaacaacaagtTCAATTCCAGCCACAACAACATGAACATATTCAACCTTCTCATAGCactcaaactcaaaagcaaatacaacaacaacagcaacagccTTATCCTTACCCCTATAATAATTCTCTTCCAACAACAGCCGTATCATTTTCTCCCTACGGAGGTTCACAAGATTCCTATTATCTAATGAGAGGCAACAGTCTCAACAGCAACGCTCAAAAGCATAAGAATGTTCCCATTTTGCCCAAGCCTTCCAGGGGTCCCAGCAATAAAAACATTCCCGTTCCCATGATGCCACAACAACAAGACTCTCCCTATACTTCGTTCTCCCCGCATTCAGCAGGATTCAAGCGCAGAAAGTCACAAATCAGTCTTTCAGGTAATAATCCTGGAGTATCTATACCGGCATCACCTTCCTCTGTTTCCAGTTTTACTTCACAGCAACCAGTGGCTGTTGCTTCGTATTTTACGAACGCTGCCTCGCCAATTAACTCAGACCTAGGTATTATATCTCCCAGCAACGACTATGGGCATGGGTTCTCCAACTCCATCTCCAGCTCTTTGCACCAAGAATTCCAAATGAAGCGCGGTATACCATCTTCCCCTATTCTGAAAAACTCGTTTCAGCAGAGATTTCCAGAGACTGCCAGACGTCCTTCCAGTCTTAGTCTTCAAACTCAGCACGTTGTTACTGGTTTTGATGTCAAACAGGAGGGCTTCCCAGAGGACAAAACATGCGGTCCCAGACGAAATTCCAAAGACCCTGGCACTGCAGGTCCAACCCCGAACAATAGAAACATTGCGGAAGATCTAGACTGGCTTAAGTTTGGTATATAAACGATATAGGTATGAATTAATGGAATTAATGGTCAGTATTACCCGGCTCCAACTCTCAACTCTTTGATCCTACAAGGCGAACAAATGGCATACCTAGCGCTACTAGCATTGACCTTTCTCTGCATGCGCGctccaacttgaaaatcGTCCATCCGACACCAAGCTTCGAACATATTTCTCCAGGTTTCCCAAAACTGCAATGTCCAAGTTCTTTGAGGATATCAATGGATCTCGGACGACGAAACAAGTTGCCGCTCCTCATCCAATGCAATACTCTTGGACTTTTTGGCATCATGTGAGGGGCAAGGAGACCGAAAACGTAACTACATCTGGTAGTGTAGCTGAGCCTTCTGAACAGGAAAATAAAGAGACAAGTTCGGAGGCTTCCAGAAATGACTGGCAAAACACACTTGACCAATATTTACAGACCGTTAAACAAGTAGAGTTTCCATCAGTGGCGAATGGCGGTGCTACTACTACTACCAATATTGACTCATGCGAACAGTTGTGGCAATCATTGAGCAATTTGAGGAAAGTATCTGACCTTCCAGTTGGCACAGAGCTCTTTTTGTTTAAAAGTGGAATCAAGCCAGTTTGGGAGGATCCTGCTAATAAGGCTGGTGGAAGATGGTTAATCAAGTCCCGTTATAGGAGAGCTCAATGCGATGCCTCAACCATGGAgagattttctttgatctgGGAACGATTGATATTGAGACTTTGTGGAGGTACCTATTTCTCAAACTATTCAGATGctgactttgaagagtttCAAGACGACATTTGTGGCATTACCCTGAGTGTAAGAAAGAATGAGGTGATGATATACATTTGGAATAAGAACTCAATATCGTCGCAGAAGCCAACGAATGAACCTCAGGATGAAACCGAGCCTGACCAGGATGGAGAGAAGGAAGCGGAACCAGATGGGAAACTTAACGCGGATGCAAACTTCACTCCACGTTTAAATACAGTGAACAAAATTCTTGCACCAGCAATTTCCGTGATCAAGGAATGCGACTTGATATTAGAGGGGGCTGATCCTCTAGAAGATcataaaattgaaagtttggCCAATGTTTCAGAGCTTGCCTTTGATTATAGATTTCACCACTCTAGCAAGAGATTCTTTGTCCAAAACTTCCAGAATGATTATAATGCCGTCTATAAAGCTCCTCATCAAAATAGGCATTGGAATAGATCCAATCATAATTCACACGGTCCATTTTCCAGCAACCACAATTCCAGTGGTAGGAATTTCAAGGATAGAAAAAATAACTATAAAGCTGCGGCCAAAACCGATACCCAGTCGTTGTTTGCCAACCTAGGACGATCCAGAAAGGGAGGCTCGGGCGAGCCGGGAGGTCTTTTGGGCAACAAACGgagacttcaaagaagtagCCACAAGGATGAAGATTCTGCTTGATTTATAAAGATAGTAATGTAATTATCCGCCCAATGTGCATTCCCCCTAGGTTCTCCCCCCGCGCCCAAAGTCTCCACAGGAATGCTCGCCGAACCGTGCCTCTCTTGTGGCAGTCTCACAAGACCTTCCTCTCTCATTTTATGAACTTTACGAGGCTTCTCTCCACAATCAACTACAAGAAAATACCTCCTTCCATATTTAGATCATACTCTACCATgtcaattgaaaagaaacttcaatCTGTGTTCTCCAAAGTGGACGAATTAAAACCAGTTTTCATCGAGAGATTGGCCAATGCTGTGGCTATCCCATCCGTCTCTGGTGATGAATCACTGAGAAAAGAGGTTTTTAAGATGTCAGAATTTCTTGTTAAGGAATTGGAATCTCTAGGAGCCTATGACATTCAGGTCAAACCCCTTGGGAAACAGCCTCCTCCTGTAACTGATGAGAATCTGGAATTGCCACCCATCGTCCTGGCCAGGGTTGGTAAGGATGAAACCAAGAAGACGATCATGATCTACGGACATTATGACGTTCAACCTGCTCTTAAAGACGATGGTTGGGATACTTACCCCTTCAAATTAGTTGAAGTTAACGACAAATTGTATGGAAGAGGATCTACTGACGATAAAGGACCTGTTATCGCTTGGTTGAACGTACTGCAAGCGCACAAAGAACTTTCATTGGAATTGCCTGTCAACATTATATTCTGTTTTGAAGGTATGGAGGAGAGTGGCTCGCTAGGTTTAGAGGAACTTGTTGGTAGGGAAGCTGATAAATACTTCAAAGGTGTTGACACATGCTGTATCTCTGACAATTACTGGTTGGGTACCAAGAAACCCGTGTTGACTTATGGTTTGAGAGGATGCAACTATTACCAGATTATTGTTTCGGGACCCGGTGCGGATCTACATTCTGGGATCTTTGGTGGTGTGATTCACGAGCCTATGACGGATTTGATTAGGGTCATGTCGCAATTAGTAGATGTCAAAGGAAAAATCTTAATTCCAGgaattgatgaaatggtTGCTCCTGTAACTGAAACTGAGGAGAAACTGTACGATGATATAGAATTTGACGTAAATGAGTTGAATGCTGCTTCCGGATCTAATACCGCTATCTACCAAAGTAAGAACGACATTCTTATGCATAGATGGAGATATCCATCTTTGTCCTTACATGGAATAGAAGGGGCATTTTCCGGTGGAGGGGCCAAGACTGTCATCCCTGCTAAGGTCAttggaaagttttccaTTAGAACAGTTCCAGATATCGACAGTAAGAAGATGGATCAGTATGTCTTTGATTATGTCAATGCCAAGTTTAAAGAATTGGGGACTCCAAATTCTTACAAAGTTGAGTTAATTCACGATGGTGCTTATTGGAAAAGTGATCCATTCAACGACTCTTTCACCGCTGCTAAGAAGGCCACCAAGGTCGTATGGGGAGTTGAGCCTGATCTGACTAGAGAGGGAggttcaattccaatcACTTTAACCTTTGAACAACAGCTCAAGACCAATGTATTGCTATTGCCTTTGGGTAAAGGTGATGATGGAGCTCATTCTATCAATGAGAAGATTGATGTAAAGAACTACATTGAAGGTGCCAAAACTATGGCAGCTTATCTACACTACTATGGTGAGATATAACTTATTATGTAAGCTTATTATTCAAGATTGTAAGCTGTCTCGCGCGcagagaagaagtttccCTAGTAGAGTTActcttgaagttgttgaatgAGTGTACTCTGGCAAACTAGCCTTGGGGATATCACCATTGACTGTTCTGGCAAAGACGACTATGTGAAGAACTTTATatatttgaacttgttAAAGTATTACGATCTAGTCTCCTTTCACAACAGGATCACAAACGACTCTGTCTCCACAGGTCTTCCCTATTATCCCAACCAAGACAGAAGAACCAGCTATCAAGATCTACTAAAGGAAAAGGGCCATAAAGGAAAATGCTCTAGTGTGGTTAATGCTGACCCTCAGGATATCGAAAATTCCGTGGGGTTGGTTCTATTCAATGTGAATGATGCGAATGATGAGCCTTCgattgattctttgataaCCATTAGCTTGACAAACGAAGGGACCAGATCAaatgttgttgaaattggaTACGTAACGGAGGGTTTCTCCGTCCTTCAGGAGATTAATTCCTGTGATGCCAATACAAAGAACGAACCGATTACAGACATTCGTATTTTCAGATCGTACGTACTTCACAATCCTTTTCCAGAAATATCGGTGCCTTCGGTATCAGCTCCCTTACTGCTGGATATTGACCAGCTGAACACGATCTCAGAATTAACTTCCGAAACGGCGTCTCGTCAGCTGGCGTTAGAAGTGATGGGAGATCTGGTACATGCCAATATCCAACCCAGTGaaaaagttctttttgTATGCAAACTCAATCCAATCACCACAGCGGAGGATCTAGGTGTTGTGTTCAGCCGATTCGGAAAAATAACAGGTTCAGAAATTGTCAAGGATAGGAGCACCGGCAAGTCCAAAACGTATGGCTTTATTGAATTTGCCGATGTTGAAAGTTGCGAAGAGGCCTACCGCAAGATGGATAACGTAATAATTGATGACAGGCGCATCCACGTGGATTTTTCTCAATCGaccaaaagattcaaacGGGCAAAAAGATAACCTTTTCCGTCTAAGATCCCCGGATTAATTAACTTTAACAAACTCTCCTCCATTTTTCGCGAAGTTAAGGATGGGAACTGACAGTTAACCGAACTGGGTTAgtactttctttttctacTTATACAACTATCAAGATGTCATTATCACTTCCAGAGTTACAGGATCCTCATTTAGAATCGAATTTCATAGAAGATGTCATATCAGAACAAGAAGTACTGGATAGAAGCTCATCCCAGGTCAATATCCCTCTGGAGTCGTCTTTGCCTAACGTTCATTTGACTTATGGTGTCGGGCCGGTCCCATTAGATGACGGCAAGgtgttcttttttgatattgacaATTGCCTTTACAAACGATCTAGCAAGATTCATGATCTGATGCAGATTTACATACATCGCTACTTCAAGGACACTTTACAGATTAATGATAAAGAAGCATGGGACTTACATCACAAGTACTACCAGCAATATGGACTGAGTATGGAGGGGCTAGTTCGTCACAACAATATTGATGCCATGGAATACAATAGCAAAGTTGATGATTCGCTTCCATTGGAGAAGATTTTGCGACCCAATAGACGTTTACGAGAAATGATTTTACGCTTGAAGAAAAGTGGCAAAGTCGACAGACTTTGGTTGTTTACTAATGCCTACAAGAATCATGCATTACGAGTTATTTATCTATTGGGTTTGGGTGATTTATTTGACGGTCTAACGTATTGTGAATATGATAAGATCCCCATTCTGTGCAAACCAATGAAACCAATATTCGACAAAGCGTTACTAGCGGCCGGTTGCAAGTCTACTAAGAATGCGTATTTTGTTGATGATAGTGCTCTCAATGTCAAGGCTGCCCGAGAGTTAGGGTTTGCAAAAGTGATTCACTACGTTGAAACCGATGATGACATGGAAAAATTAGACGAGACGCATAAGGCAAATACTGTCATCATCAGAGACATCTTagagttggaaaaagtTTGTTCTGAGTTGTTTTAATTATTAGATTGTAATATTTTGTCGAAAAGTTTGTCTTCCAATGctttcaatgaattgatCGTTTCGAATATGGTCGGGTTAATTTGTGATTTGTGCATATGAAAATAGTCTTGACTTAAGCTTGAAATATGTTcatgaaatttttgagACTGTGTTCTTGATAAATGGGGGAGATAATAGTTTATGAGTGATGAGAGTATTGACATTCTGGCCTGAATCTGTTTATAGACCAGCTTATCCCTTGGTATCGACACTTCAAGCTCGCAATGACAAAATTTCTCTAAATTCTTCTCTAAAAGTCCGAGGATTTCTTTATTAATCGATTCTGGGTCACAATCCAATTTGATTCTTTCCATCGGATAGTTGACAGATTGATATTCTATCGGCACTGAAAGATAGTGCATTGATAGTGCGTGACACATGTATCGGGATATTGAGTTCCTGGTATCCATGTTCAATAATAACCTCGCTATCAAATTTACATCAGTAGTTATTTTATTGATGGCCGAGATTAATAGGGACATTGTCTCCTGAAAGGACTCATTTGTGGTCAGCTGTGTATCTGATGGGTACCATTGCATTAGAGAGATCATTGATTTATTAAGCCAATCGACGCACGAGGTATTCTCAGAACCATCAGCAATGAGTTTATCCATGAAGAAATAGAGTACAGTATAGAGTAAAAGATTTTGTATCGTCAAATCCCATGGGGACCTGGAGACCCTTTGAATTAAGTACCACACTTTCCTGACTATTAGACTCTGAGGTATAGTCTTTACATGTGgattcaaagtcaatgtAATAGACGAAGGTTGGTCTATTAATTCAGTTTTGCAACCAATCGTCTTGAGAAATGTCTTGCATTGGAAAAGGCTAATATCATGTACGTCGTCAAGCTTTGCACCTATTGTGTCAATAAATTCCTCCCTTGTCTCATAAGCTAAATGgttcaaaagttgatcaCTGCGAATCTTACCTACCCCCTCAATTGGTAATATGACAAATGGCTGAGGGTTGGTgacgaagaaaaaatcttgTAGGTTAATACCATGTTTTCCTTCATAGTGAGTTACTAGGTAGTCCAAGTATGCAGGGTTCTCTTTGAAGACTTCAGGATTGACTTGAGCTTTaattttctcttccagatTAGATCGCTTGTTAAATACATCTTGCCTTTGTTTAGCTTTGCTAGCAATATAGGACAATGTTTCTTGGTTCGACTGATACTTAGATAGATCTTTGATAAGTTTATCATCTGAGTACTTTGAGATTACCTCTACATCATTGAATGGAGTTGTTTCTGGAGGAGAGGGCTTGGAGTCCTTGATTAGTCTAGAATTTGATAAAAGTGATAGCCCTCCTTCTATTTCTGACTCTGATGAGGATCCGATGTCATCATCTCCGGACATACTGGAGGGTGGAACGAAACATTAGCGAAGGATGCGGTTTGAGGCAACCGCTCATAGAATGATGCACATCAAGAAACCGATAGATTATCAGCTAGCTGAATCCTCTATACGATGAGGTTTTCGTTGCTGTCTGACTTAATATTTACAAAAAGATTTAGCTATTTACAGTGGACATGAAGAGTGATTTTTCAGTATCTCAACGTCACATGAACTCAGGTTACTTGGGCAGCTGATTGATTACTACCGCTCTCTaattgttctttcttttctttgtcGATGGCGTAATTCACTGCAGTCACTCCCAAGACAATAAACAAAATACCACTTGTTATAAGCTTGAAAACCACCTCCGGAACTGTCATCgtttgtttgtttcttggaCCCCACTCTCCGTATGCCAAATAATAACAGGCCCTCTTGTTGTCTGGTGATAGCTTTTTCCATGATTCATCTTGCAAGTCAGATAAATGATCTATGATTTCTTCCTGAGCctctttctccattttctCCCATCTCATAGGCAAATTTTTTGTATCCAAGTATTCCTCGTTCAAAGTGGAGTTGTGACGAATAGATTGTACCTTTGGTGCCCTGGGCAATCTCCAGATTGGTCGAATGAGTCTTCGTAGCATCGGAGTTTATTGATGAAACCAGGGTTCAATATCGAATCAAGAATCAAAACGAAATGAACAGTGAACTAATAAATTCGCTTCGCTAATTTAACGATGAACTCGAAGGTTAGCGTTAGCCAGCAACAAAACCATGCCGGTGACTAAAGCTAGACTGCGTTAAATAGTAAGCTGGTTTGAATCGTCAACTAAATTACCGTTCATAAATTGGACAACCCCCGTCAACTACTTTCCAACGATTAAGCCACATTTTTATTACCTATGTACAACTCAATTCTATCACCACCTACTTTCATCATCCCCTCCTGGCGTATGAGTGCTTGAAAAACATATAGGCAGATGGAATGTAGACCAAAAGAACTATTTTTATGAACGTACCAAATCTGTCATCGGCATATCCCAGGCtcaaaaacatcaaaacCATCTCGCTTAGCGTCTTGACAGAATATCCAACCAGTATAACTGCCAAGTATAGGTAGTTGAACGACTTGGGTATTCTGAATTTTAGTTTGTAACTTGTGTAGCTGTATCTGAACAATTCTATTATACCCTGTGATAGAACTAGTGTGGGAAATGCAGCATTCTTGGCTATGATAGGATAATTCAAGATAACTCCAAGCCCAATAAAGAGCCTCCCTATGAGCTCCAAAGCCAATATGTAGTTCAACTTTCGGCAAAATATAACATGGTTGATGTTTTCAAGGACAACATTTCCAATCGCTATAGAAAGGTAGAAATCTGCTACTCCACCGGGGAAAAAGCGAAGACCAACCAAAGGAAGTAAAAGCAAACTTCTAACTACAACACATGCCCATAATATGGCACTCATTCCATAGAAGAAATGGAGGTATTTGACCCCAATGGCTTTCATTTCTTGATCTGCTGTTAGTGGTAAAGTAAAGAAGATATATTTAGCAAAAGATCGCGCTGGATAGTTTCCCAGGAATGCTTCTAAGGTTCATTCCTAGGTGTACTCCTTCCAGAATATCAAGTCCCCACAAACGGTCTCATAATAGTTAGATGGAATGTCTAAAGTGCACGCTTGAATGATAAAATATATAATGAGCTCAATACTTGAAATGAATGTCCTCTCCACAACTGGCCAATACTCTTTAAATATATAGTAAGTTCTCACTATTGGTACACCACTCGTAACCACACAATTTCGtgttttgatgaaatttaATCATATGACTACTGCGCAAAAGTATTTTCATTTCGTCTAACTTCCAATCTACTTTCCCAAATTCATGAAACTACACCTTGTGATTCTCTGTTTGATCACTGCTGTCTACTGTTTCAGTGCTGTTGACAGAGAAATCTTTCAGCTCAACCATGAATTACGCCAGGAATACGGAGATAATTTTAATTTCTATGAATGGTTGAAGCTTCCAAAAGGTCCCTCGTCCACGTTTGAAGATATCGACAACGCGTACAAGAAACTATCCCGTAAGTTACACCCCGATAAGATAAGACAGAAGAAACTATCCCAGGAACAAtttgagcaattgaagaaaaaggcTACCGAAAGATACCAACAATTGAGTGCTGTGGGATCCATCTTAAGATCCGAGAGCAAAGAGCGTTACGATTATTTTGTCAAACATGGATTCCCAGTCTATAAAGGTAACGATTACACCTATGCCAAG
It encodes the following:
- a CDS encoding mitochondrial 54S ribosomal protein YmL44, with the protein product MITKYFTKVSVKFNPFGPEAKGARLFLAALPSSLKKSCTINYEVLNSQSNKKPIIEVTYKDKKTLDVNPTSLNFNELSNLFDRHSRKLQLEESIQG
- a CDS encoding Member of the protein disulfide isomerase (PDI) family, with amino-acid sequence MKLLSLALLVSLVSADTFYTPKDDVIQLNAYNFKDVVFNSNYSSVVEFYAPWCGHCQNLKNPFKKAAAVSKDYLQVAAIDCDAAENKKLCSDYRIQGFPTIMVFRPPKFDPTSSTNRRSGAHANEVYSGARDTKSIVEFGVSRIKNYVKRVSPNNINQTLGNSEKTQLLLVTDKAKPSALIKSIALDFLNDIESFYYPFNDKTKKALTTRLEEYQQSFSGESITSPSILVLHENEIHIFDGKLDKLSISKFLAEFSTPLEGPLSKRGKFLEHIRRGIKPGRKAKKGKKGKQTKNHDEL
- a CDS encoding Transcriptional activator of genes regulated by nitrogen catabolite repression (NCR); protein product: MEGNRRNNTGSLKDLEDSPSIWGVYSSAKKLLDLYPRVENRTLRNESKKTQMTKQDSLSGKLHFSELQLDDSADLTEIISSAPGLYYSPDSLENNSGAPSSYSDSKVKSELRKPKPSMMVTPSSMNDSPLHDSNNLDLNSMWKFDSNDDGEEDGMGGDFSDIIQDKSLQEFLSDGASHKLQLAKPTSETTSITTTVTVQKDMSDSSSPKADNDESITRTQCSNCKTEKTPLWRRDGSGNTLCNACGLFQKLHGTVRPLSLKTDVIRKRNSKRQQHQSSLTHGLCKMQQQQQQVQFQPQQHEHIQPSHSTQTQKQIQQQQQQPYPYPYNNSLPTTAVSFSPYGGSQDSYYLMRGNSLNSNAQKHKNVPILPKPSRGPSNKNIPVPMMPQQQDSPYTSFSPHSAGFKRRKSQISLSGNNPGVSIPASPSSVSSFTSQQPVAVASYFTNAASPINSDLGIISPSNDYGHGFSNSISSSLHQEFQMKRGIPSSPILKNSFQQRFPETARRPSSLSLQTQHVVTGFDVKQEGFPEDKTCGPRRNSKDPGTAGPTPNNRNIAEDLDWLKFGI
- a CDS encoding putative di-and tri-peptidase, producing the protein MNFTRLLSTINYKKIPPSIFRSYSTMSIEKKLQSVFSKVDELKPVFIERLANAVAIPSVSGDESLRKEVFKMSEFLVKELESLGAYDIQVKPLGKQPPPVTDENLELPPIVLARVGKDETKKTIMIYGHYDVQPALKDDGWDTYPFKLVEVNDKLYGRGSTDDKGPVIAWLNVLQAHKELSLELPVNIIFCFEGMEESGSLGLEELVGREADKYFKGVDTCCISDNYWLGTKKPVLTYGLRGCNYYQIIVSGPGADLHSGIFGGVIHEPMTDLIRVMSQLVDVKGKILIPGIDEMVAPVTETEEKLYDDIEFDVNELNAASGSNTAIYQSKNDILMHRWRYPSLSLHGIEGAFSGGGAKTVIPAKVIGKFSIRTVPDIDSKKMDQYVFDYVNAKFKELGTPNSYKVELIHDGAYWKSDPFNDSFTAAKKATKVVWGVEPDLTREGGSIPITLTFEQQLKTNVLLLPLGKGDDGAHSINEKIDVKNYIEGAKTMAAYLHYYGEI
- a CDS encoding Pyrimidine nucleotidase, producing MSLSLPELQDPHLESNFIEDVISEQEVLDRSSSQVNIPLESSLPNVHLTYGVGPVPLDDGKVFFFDIDNCLYKRSSKIHDLMQIYIHRYFKDTLQINDKEAWDLHHKYYQQYGLSMEGLVRHNNIDAMEYNSKVDDSLPLEKILRPNRRLREMILRLKKSGKVDRLWLFTNAYKNHALRVIYLLGLGDLFDGLTYCEYDKIPILCKPMKPIFDKALLAAGCKSTKNAYFVDDSALNVKAARELGFAKVIHYVETDDDMEKLDETHKANTVIIRDILELEKVCSELF